The nucleotide window GTTGTCCGGGAAAGCTGGAACCATCCGCTAACCAAACGGTTAAAGAATTTGATCCCAATTCCTGGCCATATTTGATCACCTCAATATTATGGTCAACAGCCTGCTGTCGCACTCCTTTATCTACATGCTGCATTGAGCCAAATTTATAACTCAGTTTCTGGTCTTTCTGATCCTGGAAGGTGTTGGAGTTCATCGCATCAAATTTCAGGTCGAAATCAGCTGCCAGACTTTTAATAGCTTTGGCATCAGTAGGAATATCCCAGGGAATATGCAAAGAAACCGCTCCACTGCTGCGGTTGAGCTGATGCAGCAATCCGATATCTTCCATTTTTTCTTCCAGGGTAGAAGGCTCGCCTCCTCCGCTGAAACGGCCAAATCTGGTGCCCCCGCTTCCCAGTGCCCATGATGGAATAGCTACCTGAAAATCTGTTAGCTTCTTAATAATGCCTTCCGCATCAGGAATGATTCCGGATACATAATCAAAGCCTTTTTTATGCTTTGCCAACCCTTTCTCGTTATGTGCATCTATCTGCGATTTATTAAGCATCTTGAATCAAAATATTTTTTGATGATTATGTAATGTTTTTTATAACAACCATTGCGCCTGTTGGGTTGTATTACCTGAGGTATTTTTACCTTTCTAGGTCCCGAATCTTATAAAGCATTAAAAAAAACGGGTCAGCCGACTGGAAAATCACCAACCCTTGTTGCTTTGCTATATGAAGATTCTTAATTCCTTTATTTTATCTTACGAATGCCTGTGCCACACCACCATCTACATTCAGGATATTACCTGTTGATTTGTTCAGCAATCCGCTTACAAATACAAAACATGCATTAGCAATATCATCTGGAAGAATGATCTCGTTCATTAATGTACGCTTTGCATAATAAGCAGGCAGTTCTGCCACTGTAATACCATAGGCTTTGGCCCGACCTTCGGCCCAACCGCCTGCCCAGATATTGGAGTCGGAGATTACCGCATCAGGGTTCACAGTGTTTACGCGGATCTTATCACCACCCAGTTCGGCGGACAATAGGCGGGAAAGATGTGCCTGTGCTGCTTTTGCAGAACCATAGCCGGCATTATTAGGACCCGCTACTATTGAATTTTTAGAAACGATATTGATAATGTCGCCACCAATATCCTGCTTACGCATGATCTTAACGGCTTCTTTCGATACCATGAACTGGCCTTTCACTAAAATATCATACAAACGATCCCACTCTTCGATGGAATGTTCAGTAATGCTTTTAGAAATACTGATACCTGCGTTGTTCACGATAATATCTACACCACCAAAAGCCAATGCCGTATTGGCCAGTGCCGCTTCGATAGATGGCGCATCGGTCACATTTAATGTTACAGCTGCTGTAGAGTCTTTACCAAAAGCTTCCTGGAACTCTTCAGTGGTCGCCTCTATTCTTTCCTGGTTAATATCGTTGATAATTACACAAGCACCTTCCGCTGCAAATTTCTTGGCAATTGCTTTACCAATACCGCCACCGCTACCGGTGATCAGCGCAATACGGCCGCTCAAAGGCTTTGGTTTTGGCATACGTTGCAGCTTCGCTTCTTCCAGCAACCAGTATTCGATGTTAAACGCTTCCTGTCTTGGTAAAGAAGTGTATTCGGAAATAGCTTCGGCACCACGCATCACATTAATTGCATTCGTGTAAAATTCCGCAGCTACCCTTGCTGTTTGTTTATCTTTTGCAAAAGCAAACATACCTACACCAGGATAGATGATGATCACCGGATTGGCATCGCGGATAGCCGGACTATTCGGATGTTTACAAGTGCTATAGTACTCCTCGTACATTTTACGGTAATCCGCAAATAAAGGAGCGATCTTTTCTTTTACTGCAGCTACATCATCCAGGTTCTCATCCGTTCCCAGGTTCAATACCAACGGGCTGATTTTTGTACGCAGGAAGTGATCTGGACAGGAAGTTCCCAAAGGAGCTAATCTTTCCAGGTCGTTAGAGTTGATATATTGTAACACACGATCATCATCAGTAAAATGACCGATCATTTTTACATTAGACGAGCAGAAACCACGAAGCACAGGGGCTAAAGATGCGGCTTTGCTCAAACGCTCCTCCTTAGGAAGCGACTGGATTTTCTCGCCACCGAAAACAGGCCCCTTTTTACCAAGGTTTTGTTCAATATATTCTGCACATTTTTCAATCACCTCCAATGTATTGAGATAGCTTTCATAAGCCGTATCACCCCAGGTAAATAGGCCATGCGAACCTAACATAATGCCACGGATACCAGGATTTTCATCCAGGCACTGTTTCAGCATCAGTCCGAGTTCGAAGCCTGGTTTTTGCCAGGGCACCCAACCAATAGTACCTCCAAATAATTCTTCCGTTATTTTTTTACCATCTTTTGCAGCAGCAATTGCAATAGCAGCATCCGGATGTAAATGATCGATATGTTTGAAAGGCAAAAACCCGTGTAAAGGTGTATCGATAGATGGCGCTTTGGAGTTCAGATCATAAATACAATGATTGAATAACTCTACCATTTCATCTTCATGTTCCAAACCACGGTATACATTCTTAAGGCTACGTAATTTGTCTACATATAAAGCAGCCAGCCCACTTCTTTTCAAAGTACCCAGGTCGCCCCCGCTTCCTTTTACCCACATTACTTCTGTATCCTCGCCCGTAAGCGGATCCTTCGCTGTTGCTTTGCAGGATGTATTACCTCCGCCATAGTTGGTAAGACGCAGATCTGCACCTAATAAATTGGAACGATAAATCAGCAAGGCCACCTCGTCGCCTGCCAGCTCAGCAGCTTTTGCTTCATCCCATAAATAACTTACATGTTTGAAAGTTGTTGTGTCTGTTGCCATAACGATCTTGTTTGTTTGCTCTTTTAAGAGACTATATTTTTTATCCTTTTTACTTAATTACCTCATTGAATTGCCCCATCCTACCAATAGTACGGAAAGAAGAATAACTATAATACCCAGAATTATGGTACTTAAGGTTTTCTTACCAACGCCTTTCCATTCTTTCAGAATCAATCCCCATACATTGGCTATTAAAATAATAAACGCCATGTGGAGTATCCAGGAGCTGGGGCCATTACCCATTTTGCTTTCGCCCATACCATAGAAGAAGAACTGTAAAAACCAGGTAGTACCGGCCAGCGCACAAAAAATGATATTTTTAAGAATGGGCACTTTCTTATTGGTATAATCACTGAAAGTTTTGTTACGCGCATTCAGCAATAAGCACCAGATTAAATTGGTGCTGAGCCCACCCCAAAGGATAACGATATAAGAAACGTTATTCTGGTACAAAAATTCTCCCTGGCCGGGGTTAGCAGCTTTCCATAATTCATTCGCAGTATCAGCCATTGGTTTGGCAGCCTCTATACCGAAATTAAAGCAGGCACTCAACACACCCGAAATGATAGCCACGGTTATACCAAGGCCGAACTTGTATTCATCTTTTCCCGAAAGATGGGCTTCTGTATCAGCACTACCAACAGCATGAGGGTCTGCTGCTTTTACATTGCTTCCTGCCAGCTCCTTCTCCTTCATAGTACCGGCCTTACCACATATAATAATACCAATAATACACACCAGTAAACCAGCCAAAACGGTAATTCCCCAGTTGGTACCGGTTAACAATCCAATAGTATCTTTCCCTTCAGTAGGTGTAAACTGATAATAAATAGCCGGAAGTAAGGCTCCTAAAACCATCGATAACCCCAATATAATACTGCTTCCCAGTGATACCCCCAGGTACCTGACACCCAAACCATAAGTAAGACCACCAATACCCCAAAGTAAACCGAAGAAATATGCATACCCCAGTGTACTGCCGTTAGCAGTAGTAATAATTTCCCAGAAGTTGGGAATAGTCAGCCAGGCCGCCAATGGTGGAACAATCAGCCACGAAAAAAGGCCGCCAACGATCCAGTACGATTCCCAGGCCCAGCCTTTCACCTTTTTATAGGGAATATAAAAACTTCCTGAAGCAAAGCCACCTATGAAATGAAAAATAACACCAAGTAAAGCGTTCATGAATAATAATATTTTCTATGCAGTAAGCAAAATCATTAGAAGCCGAAAGTAAATCAATCAAAAAGGTCAACTGTCATGCACTGTCATGAATTATTGTAGTTTTTACAAAAATTAAGAAAATAAAAACCTTTATGGTTATTTTGATATATTGCCATTATAACTCATTATGCATTGCTTTACCGGTTTCTAAAAATATATGTACGTCTGACTATCCGCTTGTTCTGCCATTCTATTGAGGTTGACAAAAGCTCAT belongs to Niabella yanshanensis and includes:
- a CDS encoding bifunctional aldolase/short-chain dehydrogenase; translation: MATDTTTFKHVSYLWDEAKAAELAGDEVALLIYRSNLLGADLRLTNYGGGNTSCKATAKDPLTGEDTEVMWVKGSGGDLGTLKRSGLAALYVDKLRSLKNVYRGLEHEDEMVELFNHCIYDLNSKAPSIDTPLHGFLPFKHIDHLHPDAAIAIAAAKDGKKITEELFGGTIGWVPWQKPGFELGLMLKQCLDENPGIRGIMLGSHGLFTWGDTAYESYLNTLEVIEKCAEYIEQNLGKKGPVFGGEKIQSLPKEERLSKAASLAPVLRGFCSSNVKMIGHFTDDDRVLQYINSNDLERLAPLGTSCPDHFLRTKISPLVLNLGTDENLDDVAAVKEKIAPLFADYRKMYEEYYSTCKHPNSPAIRDANPVIIIYPGVGMFAFAKDKQTARVAAEFYTNAINVMRGAEAISEYTSLPRQEAFNIEYWLLEEAKLQRMPKPKPLSGRIALITGSGGGIGKAIAKKFAAEGACVIINDINQERIEATTEEFQEAFGKDSTAAVTLNVTDAPSIEAALANTALAFGGVDIIVNNAGISISKSITEHSIEEWDRLYDILVKGQFMVSKEAVKIMRKQDIGGDIINIVSKNSIVAGPNNAGYGSAKAAQAHLSRLLSAELGGDKIRVNTVNPDAVISDSNIWAGGWAEGRAKAYGITVAELPAYYAKRTLMNEIILPDDIANACFVFVSGLLNKSTGNILNVDGGVAQAFVR
- the rhaT gene encoding L-rhamnose/proton symporter RhaT, encoding MNALLGVIFHFIGGFASGSFYIPYKKVKGWAWESYWIVGGLFSWLIVPPLAAWLTIPNFWEIITTANGSTLGYAYFFGLLWGIGGLTYGLGVRYLGVSLGSSIILGLSMVLGALLPAIYYQFTPTEGKDTIGLLTGTNWGITVLAGLLVCIIGIIICGKAGTMKEKELAGSNVKAADPHAVGSADTEAHLSGKDEYKFGLGITVAIISGVLSACFNFGIEAAKPMADTANELWKAANPGQGEFLYQNNVSYIVILWGGLSTNLIWCLLLNARNKTFSDYTNKKVPILKNIIFCALAGTTWFLQFFFYGMGESKMGNGPSSWILHMAFIILIANVWGLILKEWKGVGKKTLSTIILGIIVILLSVLLVGWGNSMR